A window of Flavobacterium flavigenum contains these coding sequences:
- a CDS encoding S46 family peptidase, with protein MKKIVLFLTMCLMAFPVRADEGMWFLMFIERLNHRDMQKMGLQLTAEEIYSINHHSLKDAIVQFNGGCTAEIVSKNGLVLTNHHCGYDAIAELSTAEQNYLKDGFWAKEKSAEMKPKSLYVRFFVRMDDVSKRILSKVNASMTETERNKIIQQEIALIEKENNEGGKYTVSVRPFFQGNEYYYFVYQDYKDVRLVGTPPESVGKFGGDTDNWEWPRQTGDFSMFRVYADKDGNPAEYSKDNVPLQPKHYLPVSIKGVKENDFAMILGYPGRTNRWMPAGGIEQNIKYAYPAWVEGAKTGMDVMKKYMDKDATVRLQYASKYASTANYWKNRQGMIDALTKAGTVDVKTAQEDKFYDWASKPANKEKYENVIPTINDYYRETNLKATHDNYLIQLLRTSALATAPANLGNALIAYSKENDAKKAEMLPKINAMVEDIYGEFYAPLEKDVLTAQLNLYASKAAEYGLAPQIAKMKAANNGDFTADIAKATETSFFASKEKVLEYLASPKPAALPIDPLYIISSDLLTKYRTKSDDQAKADDGFATAYRLLVEGLRESKLNAIKYPDANSTLRLTYGKVRALPADPRNDAKINNYTTMESMVKKYKAGDQEFDLPARLLELNKAKDFGQYADKAGYMPVNFLTDNDITGGNSGSPVLNGKGELIGIAFDGNIEAMAGDVIFDSKLQRTINVDIRYVLWIIDKYAGAKNIIDELTIAK; from the coding sequence ATGAAAAAAATAGTTTTATTTTTAACAATGTGCCTAATGGCATTTCCAGTAAGAGCCGACGAAGGTATGTGGTTCTTAATGTTCATCGAAAGATTGAACCATAGAGACATGCAGAAAATGGGGCTGCAGCTAACTGCTGAAGAAATCTACAGCATTAACCATCACAGTTTAAAAGATGCCATTGTACAGTTTAACGGAGGTTGTACTGCTGAAATCGTTTCTAAAAATGGTTTGGTATTGACCAATCACCACTGTGGTTACGATGCCATTGCCGAACTTTCAACTGCTGAACAAAATTATCTTAAAGACGGTTTTTGGGCAAAAGAAAAAAGTGCCGAAATGAAACCAAAATCGTTATACGTTCGTTTCTTCGTGCGTATGGATGATGTTTCTAAAAGAATTTTGTCAAAAGTAAATGCTTCTATGACAGAAACAGAAAGAAACAAAATCATTCAGCAGGAAATCGCTTTGATTGAAAAAGAAAATAACGAAGGCGGAAAGTATACTGTTTCTGTTCGTCCTTTCTTTCAGGGAAATGAATATTACTATTTCGTTTATCAGGATTATAAAGATGTTCGTTTAGTAGGTACGCCTCCTGAAAGCGTGGGTAAATTTGGTGGAGACACTGATAACTGGGAGTGGCCGCGTCAAACCGGAGATTTTTCTATGTTCAGAGTATATGCTGACAAAGACGGAAATCCTGCAGAATATTCTAAAGACAATGTGCCTTTGCAGCCAAAACATTATCTGCCTGTAAGCATTAAAGGTGTAAAAGAAAATGATTTTGCCATGATTTTAGGGTATCCGGGAAGAACAAACCGCTGGATGCCAGCCGGAGGAATCGAGCAAAATATAAAATATGCTTATCCTGCGTGGGTTGAAGGTGCTAAAACCGGAATGGATGTAATGAAGAAGTATATGGATAAAGATGCCACTGTTCGTTTACAGTATGCTTCAAAATATGCTTCGACAGCCAACTACTGGAAAAACCGTCAGGGAATGATAGATGCCTTAACAAAAGCAGGAACGGTAGATGTAAAGACAGCACAGGAAGATAAATTCTACGACTGGGCGAGTAAGCCTGCGAATAAGGAAAAGTATGAAAATGTAATTCCGACAATCAATGATTATTACAGAGAAACAAATTTAAAAGCGACTCACGATAATTATTTGATCCAGCTTTTACGTACTTCAGCTCTTGCTACAGCACCTGCAAATTTAGGAAATGCATTGATTGCTTACTCTAAAGAAAATGATGCTAAAAAAGCAGAAATGCTGCCTAAAATCAACGCAATGGTTGAAGATATTTATGGCGAGTTTTATGCTCCGTTAGAAAAAGATGTTTTGACTGCACAGTTAAATTTATATGCTTCTAAAGCGGCTGAATATGGTTTAGCACCACAAATTGCTAAAATGAAAGCGGCTAATAATGGTGATTTTACTGCTGACATAGCAAAAGCAACTGAAACTAGTTTTTTTGCATCTAAAGAGAAAGTTTTAGAATACTTAGCAAGCCCAAAACCGGCGGCGCTTCCAATAGATCCATTATATATAATCTCCTCTGATTTGCTGACAAAATATCGTACTAAATCAGATGATCAGGCAAAAGCGGATGATGGTTTTGCAACTGCTTATCGTTTATTGGTGGAAGGTTTAAGAGAATCAAAACTGAATGCAATTAAATATCCGGATGCAAACTCAACTTTAAGATTAACTTACGGAAAAGTTCGCGCTTTGCCTGCAGATCCTCGTAATGATGCTAAAATCAACAACTATACAACCATGGAAAGTATGGTGAAAAAGTATAAAGCGGGAGACCAGGAATTTGATTTGCCAGCCCGTTTGTTAGAATTGAATAAAGCAAAAGATTTTGGTCAATATGCTGATAAAGCGGGATACATGCCCGTAAACTTTTTAACAGACAATGATATCACAGGAGGAAACTCTGGTTCACCGGTTCTTAACGGAAAAGGAGAGTTAATCGGAATTGCTTTTGACGGAAACATCGAAGCAATGGCTGGTGACGTAATTTTTGACTCTAAATTGCAAAGAACAATCAACGTAGATATTCGTTACGTACTTTGGATTATCGACAAATACGCCGGAGCAAAAAACATTATTGACGAATTGACTATTGCAAAATAA
- the obgE gene encoding GTPase ObgE, translating to MTEGNFVDYVKIYVSSGKGGKGSTHLHREKFIEKGGPDGGDGGRGGHVYLVGNKGLWTLFHLKFARHIKAGHGGDGGGDRSTGADGEDKIIEVPLGTVVKDKETGETLFEITEDGEKQILARGGKGGLGNWHFRSSTNQTPRYAQPGLLGVEMDVILELKVLADVGLVGFPNAGKSTLLSVLTSAKPKIADYPFTTLKPNLGIVAYRDFQSFVIADIPGIIEGAAEGKGLGHYFLRHIERNSTLLFLVPVDTPDIKAEYDILVNELTKYNPEMLDKERLLVISKCDMLDDELKAELKAELDVSFKDVPYMFISSVAQQGLTDLKDKLWKMLNE from the coding sequence ATGACAGAAGGAAATTTTGTAGATTATGTTAAGATATACGTTTCTTCCGGAAAAGGAGGAAAGGGATCTACGCATTTACATAGGGAGAAATTTATTGAAAAAGGAGGCCCGGACGGAGGTGACGGAGGACGTGGAGGACATGTGTATTTAGTTGGTAATAAAGGTCTTTGGACACTATTTCATTTAAAATTTGCCCGTCATATCAAAGCTGGACACGGTGGAGACGGAGGTGGAGATCGAAGTACTGGTGCAGATGGAGAGGATAAAATTATTGAAGTGCCGCTGGGAACTGTTGTAAAAGATAAAGAAACTGGTGAAACACTTTTTGAAATTACAGAAGACGGAGAAAAACAGATTCTGGCAAGAGGAGGAAAAGGAGGTTTAGGAAACTGGCATTTTAGAAGTTCTACCAACCAGACGCCTCGTTATGCACAACCTGGATTGTTGGGTGTAGAAATGGACGTTATTCTGGAACTTAAAGTTTTGGCAGATGTTGGTTTAGTAGGTTTTCCAAATGCTGGAAAATCGACTTTATTATCTGTATTGACTTCGGCAAAACCAAAAATTGCCGATTATCCGTTTACGACTTTGAAGCCAAATCTTGGAATTGTTGCCTACAGGGATTTTCAGTCTTTTGTGATCGCAGATATTCCTGGAATTATTGAAGGGGCTGCAGAAGGAAAAGGTCTTGGGCATTATTTCCTGCGTCACATTGAGCGTAATTCAACCTTATTGTTTTTAGTTCCGGTTGATACACCTGATATCAAAGCAGAATATGACATTCTGGTGAATGAATTAACGAAATACAATCCTGAAATGCTGGATAAAGAACGTCTTTTAGTAATTTCAAAATGCGATATGCTGGACGATGAATTAAAAGCCGAATTAAAAGCCGAATTGGATGTGTCCTTCAAAGATGTTCCGTATATGTTTATTTCATCTGTTGCCCAGCAAGGTTTGACAGATTTAAAAGACAAGCTTTGGAAAATGCTGAATGAATAA